One part of the Thiothrix nivea DSM 5205 genome encodes these proteins:
- a CDS encoding NUDIX hydrolase: MVWKPRVTVASVIEHEGRFLMVEEMHAGQLVINQPAGHMEYGESLLDAVRRETLEETAYRFEPTALLGVFHRQHPDSDRVYMRFTFTGRLLETEPVKGYQIDPDITAAHWLTCDEIRNQQHLWRSELVGRSLEAYEAGVRHPLALLHYFLSED, encoded by the coding sequence ATGGTATGGAAACCCCGCGTCACCGTCGCCAGCGTCATTGAACATGAAGGCCGCTTCCTGATGGTGGAAGAAATGCACGCCGGGCAATTGGTCATCAACCAACCTGCCGGGCACATGGAGTATGGCGAAAGCCTGCTGGATGCCGTGCGCCGCGAAACCCTGGAAGAAACCGCCTACCGCTTCGAGCCGACGGCCTTGCTGGGTGTATTTCACCGCCAGCATCCTGACTCTGACCGGGTATACATGCGTTTCACCTTCACCGGCAGGCTGCTGGAAACAGAACCGGTCAAAGGTTACCAGATAGACCCGGACATTACCGCCGCCCACTGGCTGACCTGCGATGAAATCCGTAACCAACAACACTTGTGGCGCAGTGAACTGGTCGGGCGGTCACTGGAGGCGTATGAAGCTGGGGTACGCCATCCGTTGGCGCTGCTGCACTATTTCCTGAGCGAAGACTGA
- a CDS encoding efflux RND transporter periplasmic adaptor subunit produces MTRYKKALGLAMIGFCASILSAQAAEIIQVESTGARSQSVLGSTVVPYKEVTLSAQIPGVVKYVAGPVGTSLTQSAVVFQIDDTQLRAKRNEVASQIAMAQAGYQNAQAQYYRELTSPRSKDIGAMPGFGLPAMFDRMAVRPFANSFMGNYDSDTVRQADLNNAMSGVSQAQSQVQQALSQLQEIDSSLRDASAYAPFEGIIMEKMVEVGDTVQPGQPLIKFGYVKYKRLQADVPSGLVGNLNKDMLLPARIDGSTNTSVRVSEIYPVADPSRHTVTVKFDIPMEITTAPGMYAEIYVPESKKGSQVIVIPKSALLKGSSLPGVLVVKEDNTSELRMIRLGADQNGGSKVAVVSGLKAGDRIINNPPAGVSSGWMPEGTKPAKAAAPAEPAATPAAK; encoded by the coding sequence ATGACTAGATATAAAAAGGCATTGGGACTGGCAATGATTGGTTTTTGTGCCAGCATACTGTCTGCTCAGGCCGCTGAAATCATCCAGGTTGAGTCAACCGGGGCACGTTCACAATCCGTGCTAGGTAGCACCGTAGTCCCGTACAAGGAAGTTACGCTGAGCGCGCAGATACCCGGCGTCGTCAAGTATGTTGCAGGCCCAGTCGGCACCAGCCTGACGCAAAGCGCTGTTGTGTTCCAGATCGACGACACCCAGCTGCGCGCCAAACGCAACGAAGTCGCTTCCCAAATCGCCATGGCCCAGGCAGGCTACCAGAATGCCCAGGCTCAGTATTACCGGGAATTGACATCACCGCGCAGCAAGGACATCGGTGCCATGCCCGGCTTTGGCCTGCCTGCCATGTTCGACCGCATGGCGGTACGCCCATTCGCCAACTCGTTTATGGGCAATTACGATTCAGACACAGTCCGTCAGGCGGATCTGAACAACGCCATGTCAGGTGTTTCCCAGGCACAAAGCCAAGTGCAACAGGCCTTATCACAATTGCAGGAAATTGACTCCTCGCTGCGTGACGCCAGTGCCTACGCGCCATTTGAAGGCATCATCATGGAAAAAATGGTCGAAGTCGGCGATACCGTCCAACCCGGCCAACCACTGATCAAATTTGGTTACGTCAAATACAAGCGCTTGCAGGCGGATGTGCCTTCCGGTCTGGTCGGCAACCTGAACAAGGACATGCTGCTGCCAGCGCGTATCGATGGCAGCACCAATACCTCGGTGCGGGTATCGGAAATCTACCCCGTGGCTGACCCCAGCCGCCATACCGTCACGGTGAAGTTTGACATTCCGATGGAAATCACCACAGCCCCCGGCATGTACGCTGAAATCTATGTGCCGGAAAGCAAGAAAGGCAGCCAAGTGATTGTCATCCCCAAATCAGCCCTGCTGAAAGGCAGCAGCCTGCCCGGCGTGCTGGTGGTGAAGGAAGACAATACTTCAGAACTGCGCATGATCCGTTTGGGCGCAGACCAGAATGGCGGCAGCAAGGTAGCAGTCGTTTCCGGCCTGAAAGCCGGTGACAGGATCATCAACAACCCGCCTGCTGGCGTATCCTCTGGCTGGATGCCAGAAGGGACAAAACCAGCTAAAGCTGCTGCTCCTGCCGAACCGGCAGCGACCCCAGCTGCCAAGTAA
- a CDS encoding endonuclease, translated as MKLATFNLYQFAAHGHYWHNKTERNTYTQAEWEQKQRWVTTRLREMNADMVGFQEVFSVPELRQLCAEAGYPHFITVDESGSREDDPAVYIKSVVALASRWPIQAVHPVDVPAAIRTDLPLPVDFRFSRRPVCADVDFPGIGTLTVYVVHLKSKRPVSLDMTYADKVAWRQRVSDTLQRLSRGTVASLLQRGLEATLLYHSTMARLAVDASHPIVVLGDMNDSQDSIPLAALTMQERIYSIGGLEPEQWPQDVTTWLYDYRLADSFRLAPNMRLSVRPFTKIHRGTGGVLDYILVSNALNPKNPAARAEVADYQIWNRHLDTDGVDDRLQSDHGQVCVELRPCAVQPDAATGINQRPAHTVRTLADIVTRQDFVEYAGGVFQSYKHFKQWSSEDKWKNFWSFFFDSEYGWVTSIYGTVPVSELYQKQRHSIEHVIPRDFLDRYLARKGVPRHVRNGATVNPLNFAPSERGLNAKRSNFRFDLDGDQIVRPYHMELHPDNFSGTGFDADNEWVIPSRNRGDIARAILYMLLVYEIDELYNRHIHTLVHWAKVDSPSAWEIAYNNWVYTRHGIRNPFIDTPENALLLLDNHDLLSAIEYRK; from the coding sequence ATGAAACTAGCCACTTTCAACTTGTACCAGTTCGCTGCCCATGGACACTACTGGCATAACAAAACCGAGCGCAACACCTACACGCAGGCGGAATGGGAACAGAAACAGCGCTGGGTAACTACCCGTCTGCGGGAAATGAATGCGGATATGGTCGGCTTCCAGGAAGTTTTCAGCGTACCGGAATTGCGCCAACTTTGTGCAGAAGCCGGTTACCCGCACTTCATTACGGTTGATGAGTCCGGTAGCCGGGAAGACGACCCGGCGGTCTACATCAAGTCGGTTGTGGCGTTGGCGTCGCGCTGGCCGATACAGGCCGTACACCCGGTGGACGTGCCTGCCGCTATCCGCACTGATTTGCCACTACCGGTGGATTTCCGTTTCAGCCGCCGCCCTGTCTGCGCAGATGTCGACTTCCCCGGCATTGGAACCCTGACGGTATATGTCGTGCATCTGAAATCCAAGCGCCCGGTCAGCCTCGACATGACATACGCTGACAAAGTGGCGTGGCGGCAGCGGGTCAGCGATACCCTGCAACGGCTTTCGCGTGGCACGGTCGCCTCCCTGCTGCAACGCGGGCTGGAAGCCACCCTGCTCTACCACAGCACGATGGCACGATTGGCGGTTGATGCTTCCCACCCTATTGTGGTGCTGGGCGACATGAATGACAGCCAGGACTCTATCCCACTGGCGGCCCTGACCATGCAGGAGCGCATTTACAGCATTGGCGGGCTGGAACCGGAACAGTGGCCGCAAGATGTCACCACTTGGCTCTATGATTACCGGCTGGCCGACAGCTTTCGGCTCGCGCCCAATATGCGCCTTAGTGTGCGCCCGTTCACCAAAATCCATCGTGGCACAGGTGGTGTACTGGATTATATTCTCGTCTCCAATGCCCTTAACCCCAAAAATCCGGCTGCCAGGGCAGAAGTCGCCGATTACCAGATCTGGAACCGGCATCTGGACACCGATGGGGTGGATGACCGCTTGCAATCTGACCACGGCCAGGTATGCGTGGAACTGCGCCCATGCGCGGTGCAACCGGATGCTGCCACTGGCATCAACCAGCGCCCGGCGCACACGGTACGGACGCTGGCCGATATTGTTACCCGGCAGGATTTCGTTGAATATGCCGGGGGCGTGTTCCAGTCCTACAAGCACTTCAAGCAATGGAGCAGCGAAGACAAATGGAAAAACTTCTGGTCATTTTTCTTTGACAGCGAATACGGCTGGGTAACCTCGATTTACGGCACAGTCCCGGTCAGCGAGCTTTACCAGAAGCAGCGCCACAGTATCGAACACGTAATCCCGCGTGATTTCCTCGACCGTTACCTTGCCCGCAAGGGAGTGCCGCGCCATGTACGTAACGGTGCTACGGTCAACCCACTAAATTTCGCACCGTCAGAGCGCGGCCTCAATGCCAAGCGTTCCAATTTCCGCTTCGATCTGGATGGTGACCAGATTGTGCGCCCTTACCACATGGAACTGCACCCGGATAATTTTTCCGGCACTGGCTTTGATGCGGATAATGAATGGGTTATCCCCTCCCGTAACCGGGGTGATATTGCCCGCGCCATCCTCTACATGCTGCTGGTATACGAAATTGATGAACTCTATAATCGTCACATCCATACCCTGGTGCATTGGGCCAAGGTCGATAGCCCCAGCGCCTGGGAAATTGCTTACAATAATTGGGTTTATACGCGCCATGGCATCCGTAACCCGTTTATTGACACCCCGGAAAACGCCTTGCTGCTGCTTGACAACCATGACCTGCTGTCTGCGATTGAATACCGGAAATAA
- the icd gene encoding NADP-dependent isocitrate dehydrogenase: protein MYQHIKVPAQGEKITTNADYSLNVPDNPIIPYVEGDGIGVDISPVMIKVVDAAVGKAYGGQRKISWMEVYAGEKATQVYGEDVWLPDETIDAVKEYVVSIKGPLTTPVGGGIRSLNVKLRQDLDLYVCLRPILYYDGVPSPVKAPEKINMVIFRENSEDIYAGVEWAAGSPEAQKVINFLLNDMGVTKIRFPETSGIGVKPVSAEGTKRLVRKALQYAIDNDRDSVTLVHKGNIMKFTEGGFKNWGYELAKEEFGAKELDGGPWCAFQNPKTGTTITVKDVIADNFLQQILLRPEDYSVIATLNLNGDYISDALAAQVGGIGIAPGANMSDTVAMFEATHGTAPKFAGLNRVNPSSLVLSAEMMLRHMGWTEAADLINKGTAGAISSKRVTFDFSDMIDDAEELSCSEFGDNVIAHM from the coding sequence ATGTACCAACATATCAAGGTTCCCGCACAAGGCGAAAAAATAACGACCAATGCCGATTACTCCCTGAATGTGCCGGATAACCCGATCATCCCTTACGTCGAAGGGGATGGTATTGGCGTCGATATTAGTCCGGTCATGATCAAGGTAGTCGATGCGGCGGTGGGAAAAGCTTATGGTGGCCAGCGCAAAATTTCCTGGATGGAAGTCTATGCGGGCGAGAAAGCCACTCAGGTCTACGGCGAAGATGTGTGGCTGCCGGATGAAACCATTGATGCGGTCAAGGAATACGTCGTTTCCATCAAAGGCCCGTTGACCACCCCGGTTGGCGGTGGCATCCGCTCATTGAACGTGAAACTGCGCCAGGATCTGGATTTGTACGTATGCCTGCGCCCAATCCTTTATTATGACGGCGTTCCCAGCCCCGTGAAAGCGCCGGAAAAAATCAACATGGTTATTTTCCGTGAAAATTCCGAAGACATTTACGCGGGCGTTGAGTGGGCTGCTGGCTCACCAGAAGCGCAAAAGGTCATCAACTTCCTGCTGAATGACATGGGTGTGACCAAAATCCGTTTCCCGGAAACCTCCGGCATCGGCGTCAAACCGGTTTCCGCCGAAGGCACCAAGCGCCTGGTGCGCAAGGCCCTGCAGTACGCCATCGACAATGACCGTGATTCTGTGACCCTGGTGCACAAGGGCAATATCATGAAGTTCACCGAAGGCGGTTTCAAGAACTGGGGCTATGAACTGGCCAAAGAGGAATTCGGTGCCAAGGAACTGGATGGAGGCCCATGGTGTGCTTTCCAGAACCCCAAAACTGGCACTACCATTACCGTCAAGGATGTGATTGCCGACAACTTCCTGCAGCAGATTCTGCTGCGCCCGGAAGACTATTCCGTGATCGCGACCCTGAACCTTAACGGTGACTACATCTCCGACGCATTAGCTGCCCAGGTGGGTGGTATCGGTATTGCACCGGGTGCCAATATGTCCGATACCGTCGCCATGTTTGAAGCGACCCATGGGACAGCCCCCAAGTTTGCCGGTTTGAACCGGGTTAACCCAAGTTCGCTGGTGCTGTCGGCTGAAATGATGCTGCGCCACATGGGCTGGACAGAGGCCGCCGACCTGATCAACAAGGGCACGGCAGGGGCGATTTCCTCCAAGCGTGTCACGTTCGACTTTTCCGACATGATTGACGACGCCGAGGAACTGAGCTGTTCTGAATTTGGGGATAATGTCATTGCCCACATGTAA
- the clpS gene encoding ATP-dependent Clp protease adapter ClpS: protein MAQKPKEDHGNGHDSGVAVQESRPEVKEPPRFKVILLNDDFTPMDFVVEVLQTFFGMDRENATRIMLHVHTKGKGVCGVYTRDIAETKVAQVSRFAREHQHPLLCTMEEA, encoded by the coding sequence ATGGCGCAAAAACCCAAAGAAGATCACGGTAACGGCCACGATTCCGGCGTAGCGGTGCAGGAATCCCGCCCGGAGGTGAAAGAACCACCGCGCTTTAAAGTTATACTCTTGAATGATGATTTCACGCCGATGGATTTTGTGGTGGAGGTGCTGCAAACGTTTTTTGGCATGGATCGTGAGAACGCTACCCGCATTATGTTGCACGTACATACCAAGGGCAAAGGCGTGTGCGGCGTCTATACTCGTGACATAGCGGAAACCAAAGTGGCCCAGGTCAGCCGGTTTGCGCGTGAACACCAACATCCCTTGTTGTGCACAATGGAAGAGGCTTGA